In a single window of the Actinomycetota bacterium genome:
- the ugpC gene encoding sn-glycerol-3-phosphate ABC transporter ATP-binding protein UgpC: MADVELEQLTKVYENGFRAVDSLDLQIADGEFLVLVGPSGCGKSTALRMVAGLEDISEGELRIGGQRMNERPSRDRDVAMVFQSYALYPHMTVYDNIAFGLTLRKMPKQEIAERVGRASRMLGLDEMLDRRPKALSGGQRQRVAMGRAIVRNPQVFLMDEPLSNLDAKLRVQMRSEIAKLQQDMATTTIYVTHDQVEAMTMGTRVAVMRKGVLQQVAPPQVLYDHPDNLFVAGFIGSPPMNLVTATLVRDGDGLAVAVGDQQLRIGEQVMAARPSLAGYVDRLVALGIRPEDMEDSALVPTHPADRRLRTRVQLTEALGSSLVVHFNIEAPRVESEDLRELTTEDLEASLRALEDSGTVGIASLGPRSQVRGGDLIELAVDTERLHLFDLETGLAIV; encoded by the coding sequence ATGGCAGACGTAGAACTGGAACAGCTGACCAAGGTCTACGAGAACGGCTTTCGCGCCGTCGACTCGCTCGATCTCCAAATCGCCGACGGCGAGTTCCTCGTGCTGGTCGGACCGTCGGGGTGCGGTAAGTCGACGGCGCTGCGGATGGTCGCCGGGTTGGAGGACATCTCCGAGGGCGAGCTACGCATCGGTGGCCAGCGGATGAACGAGCGCCCGTCGCGCGACCGTGACGTGGCGATGGTGTTCCAGAGCTACGCCCTGTATCCGCACATGACGGTGTACGACAACATCGCCTTCGGGCTCACGCTGCGCAAGATGCCCAAGCAGGAGATCGCCGAGCGGGTCGGGCGGGCGAGCCGCATGCTCGGTCTCGACGAGATGCTCGATCGCCGCCCGAAGGCGCTCTCGGGAGGTCAGCGCCAGCGTGTCGCGATGGGTCGGGCGATCGTGCGCAACCCGCAGGTGTTCTTGATGGACGAGCCGCTGTCGAACCTCGACGCCAAGCTGCGCGTGCAGATGCGTTCTGAGATCGCGAAGCTGCAGCAGGACATGGCGACGACCACCATCTACGTCACCCACGACCAGGTCGAGGCGATGACGATGGGCACTCGGGTGGCGGTGATGCGCAAGGGCGTGTTGCAGCAGGTGGCGCCCCCGCAGGTGCTGTACGACCATCCCGACAACCTCTTCGTGGCCGGCTTCATCGGCTCGCCGCCGATGAACCTCGTCACCGCCACCCTCGTGCGCGACGGCGACGGTCTGGCCGTGGCCGTCGGCGACCAGCAGTTGCGCATCGGTGAGCAGGTGATGGCTGCCCGCCCCAGCCTGGCCGGCTACGTCGATCGCCTGGTAGCGCTCGGCATCAGGCCCGAGGACATGGAGGACTCGGCGCTGGTCCCCACCCATCCGGCGGATCGGCGCCTGCGCACCAGGGTGCAGCTCACCGAGGCACTCGGGTCGTCACTCGTCGTGCACTTCAACATCGAGGCGCCGCGCGTCGAGTCGGAGGACTTGCGCGAGCTGACCACCGAAGACCTCGAGGCGTCGTTGCGGGCCCTCGAGGACTCCGGGACGGTCGGCATCGCCAGCCTCGGCCCGCGCAGCCAGGTGCGCGGCGGCGACCTGATCGAGCTCGCGGTCGACACCGAGCGCCTCCACCTGTTCGACCTGGAGACCGGTCTCGCGATCGTCTGA
- a CDS encoding serine protease has product MVRRRDPRRARRVRRGYPDPENIYALTSGIVANTKASGEMTWASVDSVIEHDAGIRPGSSGGPLVTEDGKVVGINYAGGETVEGASEQQFAISETEALPIIDALSAGEDVLSLGVNGVAVADPDNGIYGVWVQSTETGSPAGELGLEGGDIITKIEGLTLGTDGTMKDYCDILQSHQPSDPLSVQILRFATEEYLTGEFNGDPLELQYSFADQVEEDLGDEIEEAPDDTVTDDTGGEDPGDPVGTYTDYVLLTDDTGALQVETPAEWDDVDTFAPFLDADGNEDGTGIAAAPNLEDFTNTWGTPGVQIAAWAMSGRDFDPAETLDVNRHSFLDACTEGERQDYDDGLYTGLYQTFSACGDTETEYVMIAAAPPDALFEVFVQMQIVTSADLDALDRVIQTFQVVGEVPGLVGDAGDAYGPYTEYVTITDDYGAVQVEVPVEWSDVDSRLTLVGPDGSDVGTGVAASPNLDSFLNGWEAPGMTFLASALPMGDADLWLDDLAANLTYVDACDDAGRSDYDDGWYQGKTQTYTNCGGTDAGVVWIVAEPSGQEFSLFVRVNTVAASDLDALDRIIATFQVLDLSAIPQ; this is encoded by the coding sequence GTGGTACGACGGCGAGATCCGCGCCGGGCTCGACGTGTACGCCGCGGGTACCCCGACCCGGAGAACATCTACGCGTTGACCAGTGGGATCGTGGCCAACACCAAAGCCAGCGGGGAGATGACCTGGGCGTCGGTGGACTCGGTGATCGAACACGACGCCGGGATCCGCCCGGGCAGCTCCGGCGGGCCCCTCGTCACCGAAGACGGCAAGGTCGTGGGCATCAACTACGCCGGCGGTGAAACCGTCGAAGGGGCCTCCGAGCAGCAGTTCGCGATCTCCGAGACAGAAGCACTACCGATCATCGACGCGCTGTCAGCGGGCGAAGACGTGTTGTCGCTCGGTGTCAACGGTGTCGCCGTCGCCGATCCCGACAACGGCATCTACGGGGTGTGGGTGCAGTCCACCGAAACCGGCTCCCCCGCGGGTGAGCTCGGTCTCGAGGGCGGCGACATCATCACCAAGATCGAAGGGCTCACCTTGGGCACCGACGGCACGATGAAGGACTACTGCGACATCTTGCAGTCCCACCAACCAAGCGACCCGCTCAGCGTGCAGATCCTGCGCTTCGCCACCGAGGAATACCTCACCGGCGAATTCAACGGCGACCCCCTCGAACTGCAGTACTCCTTCGCCGACCAAGTCGAAGAAGACCTCGGCGACGAGATCGAAGAGGCACCCGACGACACCGTCACCGACGACACCGGTGGGGAGGATCCCGGAGATCCGGTCGGGACCTACACCGACTACGTGCTGCTCACCGACGACACCGGCGCGCTGCAGGTGGAGACCCCCGCCGAATGGGACGACGTCGACACCTTCGCCCCGTTCCTCGACGCCGACGGCAACGAGGACGGCACCGGGATCGCGGCGGCGCCGAACCTGGAGGACTTCACCAACACCTGGGGTACGCCGGGGGTACAGATCGCGGCCTGGGCGATGAGCGGGCGCGACTTCGACCCGGCCGAGACGCTCGATGTGAACAGGCACAGCTTCCTCGACGCGTGCACCGAGGGTGAGCGCCAGGACTACGACGACGGGCTGTACACCGGGCTGTACCAGACGTTCAGCGCGTGCGGCGACACCGAGACCGAGTACGTGATGATCGCCGCGGCTCCGCCGGACGCCCTGTTCGAGGTGTTCGTACAGATGCAGATCGTCACCTCCGCCGACCTCGACGCCCTCGACCGCGTCATCCAGACCTTCCAGGTGGTCGGCGAGGTTCCCGGGCTTGTCGGCGACGCCGGCGACGCCTACGGCCCGTACACCGAGTACGTGACGATCACCGACGACTACGGCGCGGTTCAAGTGGAGGTGCCGGTGGAATGGAGCGACGTCGACTCCCGCCTCACCCTCGTTGGGCCCGACGGCAGCGACGTGGGCACGGGCGTCGCCGCCTCACCGAACCTGGACTCGTTCTTGAACGGGTGGGAGGCGCCGGGGATGACGTTCCTCGCCTCGGCCTTGCCAATGGGTGACGCCGACCTGTGGCTCGACGATCTGGCGGCGAACCTCACATACGTCGACGCTTGCGACGACGCGGGCCGTTCCGACTACGACGACGGCTGGTACCAGGGCAAGACGCAGACCTACACCAACTGCGGAGGCACCGACGCCGGAGTGGTGTGGATCGTCGCCGAGCCGTCCGGCCAGGAGTTCAGCCTCTTCGTGCGCGTGAACACCGTCGCCGCCTCCGACCTCGACGCGCTCGATCGGATCATCGCCACCTTCCAGGTGCTCGACCTGAGCGCGATCCCTCAGTGA
- a CDS encoding serine protease — MAGRHCVGMGLAAVGVLLATGCGGDDGGVIGASTTVAVVDSTPDTTDGGGGGEVVSSLDDVVSAMVRIDTRGGLVHPEFGAYEYSGGGSGFFVDPSGIAVTNNHVVTGVAALEVFVGEEDEPRNAQVLGVSECSDLAVIDVEGDGFPYLEWYDGEIRAGLDVYAAGYPTPETIYALTSGIVANTRASGEMTWASVDSVIEHDAGIRPGSSGGPLVTQDGKVVGINYAYNEPIEGASEQQFAISEQVALPIIDALSAGEDVLSLGVNGVAVADPDNGIYGVWVQSAETGSPAGELGLEGGDIITKIEGLTLGTDGTMKDYCDILQSHQPSDPLSVQVLRFATEEYLTGEFNGDELGLQYSFADQVADDLGDEIADAPDDAGGAEPSAAGSSSFETDYVLLTDDYGVLQVEVPADWSDVDSFVPFNDADGNEDGTGIMAAPNLVDFNDTWGTPGMAISARALNGSSFDPELLLDWNRENLGFLDACTEGERQDYDDGLYTGLYQTFSACGDTETEFVTIAAGQVDGLFEILVNLQIVTSADLDALDRVIQTFQVTGDVPGLIGDPGEYESYTEYMTVTDDYGAIQVEVPVEWSEVDSYFPLTRDDGSEVGTGLAAAPSLQGFFDEWETPGIVLLADPQPLADPDQWLDDYAGGVLSFVGDCVDDGREDYDDGWYQGRIQYFSDCSDTGNVYVWIAAGPPSGEFGLFVEVNAVTTYDLDALDRIMATFQVLDASAIPR, encoded by the coding sequence ATGGCTGGGCGGCATTGCGTCGGTATGGGTTTGGCGGCGGTGGGGGTGTTGTTGGCGACGGGTTGTGGTGGTGACGACGGTGGTGTGATCGGTGCGTCGACGACTGTGGCTGTCGTCGATTCGACCCCTGACACCACAGATGGCGGCGGCGGTGGTGAGGTGGTGTCGAGCCTGGACGACGTGGTGTCGGCGATGGTGCGCATCGACACCCGCGGCGGGCTGGTGCATCCCGAGTTCGGCGCATACGAGTACTCGGGCGGCGGGTCGGGGTTCTTCGTCGACCCGTCAGGGATCGCGGTCACCAACAACCACGTCGTCACCGGCGTCGCCGCGTTGGAGGTGTTCGTCGGCGAAGAAGACGAGCCCCGCAACGCGCAGGTGCTCGGCGTGTCGGAGTGCTCCGACCTGGCCGTGATCGACGTCGAAGGCGACGGCTTCCCCTACCTCGAGTGGTACGACGGCGAGATCCGCGCCGGGCTCGACGTGTACGCGGCGGGCTACCCCACGCCGGAGACGATCTACGCGTTGACGAGCGGGATCGTGGCCAACACCAGGGCCAGCGGGGAGATGACCTGGGCGTCGGTGGACTCGGTGATCGAACACGACGCCGGGATCCGCCCGGGCAGCTCCGGCGGGCCCCTGGTCACGCAAGACGGCAAGGTCGTCGGCATCAACTACGCCTACAACGAACCGATAGAGGGTGCCTCCGAGCAGCAGTTCGCGATCTCCGAACAAGTGGCGCTGCCGATCATCGACGCGCTGTCGGCGGGCGAAGACGTGTTGTCGCTCGGTGTCAACGGCGTTGCCGTCGCCGATCCCGACAACGGCATCTACGGGGTGTGGGTGCAGTCCGCGGAGACCGGCTCGCCGGCGGGTGAGCTCGGTCTGGAGGGCGGCGACATCATCACCAAGATCGAAGGGCTCACCTTGGGCACCGACGGCACGATGAAGGACTACTGCGACATCTTGCAGTCGCACCAACCCAGCGACCCGCTGAGCGTGCAGGTGCTGCGCTTCGCCACCGAGGAGTACCTCACCGGCGAGTTCAACGGCGACGAACTCGGGCTGCAGTACTCCTTCGCCGACCAAGTCGCCGACGACCTCGGCGACGAGATCGCAGACGCACCCGACGACGCCGGCGGAGCCGAACCGAGCGCGGCGGGATCGTCGTCGTTCGAGACCGACTACGTGCTGCTCACCGACGACTACGGCGTCTTGCAGGTGGAAGTGCCGGCCGACTGGAGCGACGTCGATTCCTTCGTCCCGTTCAACGACGCCGACGGCAACGAGGACGGCACCGGGATCATGGCCGCACCGAACCTGGTGGACTTCAACGACACCTGGGGCACCCCGGGGATGGCGATCTCGGCCAGGGCGTTGAACGGCAGCAGCTTCGACCCGGAGCTGCTGCTCGATTGGAACAGGGAGAACCTCGGCTTCCTCGACGCGTGCACCGAGGGTGAGCGCCAGGACTACGACGACGGGCTGTACACCGGGCTGTACCAGACGTTCAGCGCCTGCGGTGACACCGAGACCGAGTTCGTCACGATCGCCGCAGGGCAGGTGGACGGCCTGTTCGAGATCCTCGTGAACTTGCAGATCGTCACCTCAGCGGACTTGGACGCCCTCGACCGCGTCATCCAGACCTTCCAGGTGACCGGCGACGTGCCTGGGCTCATCGGCGACCCCGGCGAGTACGAGTCCTACACCGAGTACATGACGGTCACCGACGACTACGGCGCGATCCAGGTGGAGGTGCCGGTGGAGTGGAGCGAAGTCGACTCGTACTTCCCCCTCACTCGGGACGACGGCAGTGAGGTGGGCACGGGTCTGGCTGCTGCACCGAGCCTGCAAGGGTTCTTCGACGAGTGGGAGACGCCCGGGATCGTGCTCCTGGCCGATCCCCAACCGCTCGCGGACCCCGATCAATGGCTCGACGACTATGCGGGCGGAGTGCTGAGCTTCGTCGGCGATTGCGTCGACGACGGCCGCGAGGACTACGACGACGGCTGGTACCAGGGCCGGATCCAGTACTTCTCGGACTGCAGCGACACCGGGAACGTCTACGTGTGGATCGCGGCCGGCCCGCCGAGCGGCGAGTTCGGGCTCTTCGTCGAGGTGAACGCCGTCACCACCTACGACCTCGACGCGCTCGATCGGATCATGGCCACGTTCCAGGTGCTCGACGCCAGCGCGATCCCCCGCTGA
- a CDS encoding GlsB/YeaQ/YmgE family stress response membrane protein has product MLILGIIVAGMVIGWLAQLVLGRQGREVDWTMALVAGIGGSFVGGLLASLLAGDGLALRPSGLIGSLVGALIVTAVWIAVANRRAAR; this is encoded by the coding sequence ATGCTCATTCTCGGGATCATCGTCGCCGGCATGGTCATCGGCTGGCTCGCCCAACTCGTCCTCGGACGCCAAGGACGAGAGGTCGACTGGACGATGGCCCTCGTCGCCGGCATCGGTGGCTCGTTCGTCGGTGGCCTGCTCGCCAGCCTGCTCGCCGGCGACGGGCTCGCGCTCCGCCCGAGCGGGCTGATCGGATCGCTGGTCGGCGCGCTGATCGTGACCGCCGTCTGGATCGCCGTCGCGAACCGCCGCGCCGCACGCTGA
- a CDS encoding helix-turn-helix transcriptional regulator, translating to MATAVGWIDETFAARLGVLLAATRRARGLSLSTLSRRSTLSRHELKAAEHGALPLGEDLVRELAAVYQADLDGLVSGRRAVDVDITGVISVGPSCTRFDPIDDVSLLTAYLRLVREVRRQQHDPVVALRRDDVEALAAFLCLPGEEVVEQLCALMGVTQQHRRTMIAMFVAGAAVIGLVGGASLSASASPSRAGVPPLRPGRAPLSTPLSTPLSAPLQTSAGNATSATTAEVHDSSRAPVVVATAPAEEPVPAVPEVPAATAPVAAEDGELSGANSAQNDAEEPAGLQVAETPDAEAQPVRGDGEGEREVAVGLPPVPPDHDGEWKAPDPEERVVAVGLPPVPPNGDES from the coding sequence ATGGCGACGGCGGTGGGCTGGATCGACGAGACGTTCGCGGCGCGCCTCGGGGTGCTGCTCGCCGCCACCCGACGCGCCCGCGGACTGAGCCTTTCCACCCTTTCCCGGCGCAGCACGCTCAGCCGGCACGAGCTGAAGGCGGCAGAGCACGGCGCGCTGCCCCTCGGCGAGGACCTGGTGCGTGAGCTCGCCGCGGTCTACCAGGCGGACCTCGACGGGTTGGTGTCCGGACGGCGCGCCGTGGACGTGGACATCACCGGCGTCATCTCCGTCGGCCCCTCCTGCACGAGGTTCGACCCGATCGACGACGTGTCCCTGCTCACCGCCTATCTGCGCCTGGTGCGTGAGGTGCGCCGCCAGCAGCACGACCCGGTGGTGGCCCTGCGCCGCGACGACGTGGAAGCGCTCGCCGCGTTCTTGTGCCTGCCGGGCGAGGAGGTGGTGGAGCAGCTCTGCGCATTGATGGGCGTCACCCAGCAGCACCGCCGGACGATGATCGCGATGTTCGTCGCCGGAGCCGCGGTGATCGGTCTCGTCGGCGGGGCGTCGCTCTCGGCCTCGGCCTCGCCTTCGCGCGCGGGCGTGCCACCCTTGCGTCCGGGCCGGGCGCCGCTGTCGACTCCGCTGTCGACTCCGCTGTCGGCTCCGCTCCAGACCAGCGCGGGCAACGCGACCAGTGCGACCACGGCCGAGGTACACGACTCGAGCCGCGCCCCGGTAGTCGTCGCGACCGCGCCGGCCGAGGAGCCTGTGCCCGCCGTGCCCGAAGTGCCCGCCGCGACGGCGCCCGTTGCGGCAGAGGATGGCGAGCTTTCCGGCGCCAACTCGGCGCAGAACGACGCCGAGGAGCCGGCCGGACTCCAGGTGGCCGAGACGCCCGATGCAGAGGCCCAGCCAGTGCGGGGAGACGGCGAAGGCGAACGCGAGGTCGCGGTCGGCCTGCCACCGGTGCCACCCGACCATGACGGCGAGTGGAAGGCGCCCGACCCCGAAGAACGAGTGGTCGCGGTCGGCCTGCCGCCGGTGCCGCCGAACGGCGACGAATCCTGA
- a CDS encoding trypsin-like peptidase domain-containing protein: protein MAERRGVVVGLVAVGVLLAGGCGGDDGGVIGASTTVAVDDSAPDTTGGGGGAAVSSLDDVLSATVRIDTRGALVDPEIGAFEFSGGGGSGFFIDPSGIAVTNNHVVTGVAALEVYVGEEDEPRTQVLGVSECSDLAVIDVEGDGFPYLEWYDGEIRAGLDVYAAGTPTRRTSTR, encoded by the coding sequence ATGGCGGAGCGGCGTGGTGTGGTCGTGGGTTTGGTGGCGGTGGGGGTGTTGTTGGCGGGGGGTTGTGGTGGTGACGACGGTGGTGTGATCGGTGCGTCGACGACTGTGGCTGTCGACGATTCGGCTCCTGACACCACCGGCGGCGGTGGTGGGGCGGCGGTGTCGAGCTTGGACGACGTGTTGTCGGCCACGGTGCGCATCGACACCCGCGGCGCGCTCGTCGACCCCGAGATCGGCGCGTTCGAGTTCTCCGGCGGCGGTGGGTCGGGGTTCTTCATCGACCCGTCAGGGATCGCGGTCACCAACAACCACGTCGTCACCGGCGTCGCCGCGTTGGAGGTGTACGTCGGCGAAGAAGACGAGCCCCGCACGCAGGTGCTCGGCGTGTCGGAATGCTCCGACCTGGCCGTGATCGACGTCGAAGGCGACGGCTTCCCCTACCTGGAGTGGTACGACGGCGAGATCCGCGCCGGGCTCGACGTGTACGCCGCGGGTACCCCGACCCGGAGAACATCTACGCGTTGA
- a CDS encoding serine protease yields MDDSTPDTTGGGGGAAVSSLDDVLSATVRIDTRGALVDPEIGAFEFSGGGGSGFFIDPSGIAVTNNHVVTGVAALEVYVGEEDEPRNAQVLGVSECSDLAVIDVEGDGFPYLEWYDGEIRAGLDVYAAGYPDPENIYALTSGIVANTKASGEMTWASVDSVIEHDAGIRPGSSGGPLVTEDGKVVGINYAGGETVEGASEQQFAISETEALPIIDALSAGEDVLSLGVNGVAVADPDNGIYGVWVQSTETGSPAGELGLEGGDIITKIEGLTLGTDGTMKDYCDILQSHQPSDPLSVQILRFATEEYLTGEFNGDPLELQYSFADQVEEDLGDGAVDEGTAYTDYVLLTDDTGALQVEVPTEWSDVDTYWPMNDANGNEVGTGIRAAPDLDDFVGTWDAPGMTISVGPLDGREFDAEALLDANADYYSFITDNCVDEGRQDYDDGLYTGIYQLFSGCAGTDTQNALISAGQPGGEFEMLVRVQLVTDADLDALDRIVQTFQVVGDVAGGGGGGDGDTTDDTTDTASDDSGYVMLTDAEGALQVEVPASWTDVDDFYPFTGAEGQDIGTGLAAAPNLDDYFNTWETPGMKISVEAFELADADAWLDAIASGWSEACTDDGREDYDDGLYQGRMQRYSDCGGSAGFAMIAAGPSSGEFAILVQVQTITSADEDALERIIATFQVVDAAAIPA; encoded by the coding sequence GTGGACGATTCGACCCCTGACACCACCGGCGGCGGTGGTGGGGCGGCGGTGTCGAGCTTGGACGACGTGTTGTCGGCCACGGTGCGCATCGACACCCGCGGCGCGCTCGTCGACCCCGAGATCGGCGCGTTCGAGTTCTCCGGCGGCGGCGGGTCGGGGTTCTTCATCGACCCGTCAGGGATCGCGGTCACCAACAACCACGTCGTCACCGGCGTCGCCGCGTTGGAGGTGTACGTCGGCGAAGAAGACGAGCCCCGCAACGCGCAGGTGCTCGGCGTGTCGGAATGCTCCGACCTGGCCGTGATCGACGTCGAAGGCGACGGCTTCCCCTACCTGGAGTGGTACGACGGCGAGATCCGCGCCGGGCTCGACGTGTACGCCGCGGGGTACCCAGACCCGGAGAACATCTACGCGTTGACCAGTGGGATCGTGGCCAACACCAAAGCCAGCGGGGAGATGACCTGGGCGTCGGTGGACTCGGTGATCGAACACGACGCCGGGATCCGCCCGGGCAGCTCCGGCGGGCCCCTGGTCACAGAAGACGGCAAGGTCGTGGGCATCAACTACGCCGGCGGTGAAACCGTCGAAGGCGCCTCCGAGCAGCAGTTCGCGATCTCCGAGACAGAAGCACTACCGATCATCGACGCGCTGTCAGCGGGCGAAGACGTGTTGTCGCTCGGTGTCAACGGTGTCGCCGTCGCCGATCCCGACAACGGCATCTACGGGGTGTGGGTGCAGTCCACCGAAACCGGCTCCCCCGCGGGTGAGCTCGGTCTCGAGGGCGGCGACATCATCACCAAGATCGAAGGGCTCACCTTGGGCACCGACGGCACGATGAAGGACTACTGCGACATCTTGCAGTCCCACCAACCAAGCGACCCGCTCAGCGTGCAGATCCTGCGCTTTGCCACCGAGGAATACCTCACCGGCGAATTCAACGGCGACCCCCTCGAACTGCAGTACTCCTTCGCCGACCAAGTCGAAGAAGACCTCGGCGACGGCGCCGTCGACGAAGGCACGGCGTACACCGACTACGTGCTGCTCACCGACGACACCGGCGCGCTGCAGGTGGAGGTCCCCACCGAGTGGAGCGACGTCGACACCTACTGGCCGATGAACGACGCGAACGGCAACGAGGTCGGCACCGGGATCAGGGCCGCGCCCGACTTGGACGACTTCGTCGGCACCTGGGACGCCCCCGGCATGACGATCTCGGTCGGCCCGCTCGACGGGCGCGAGTTCGACGCCGAGGCGCTGCTCGACGCGAACGCCGACTACTACTCGTTCATCACCGACAACTGCGTCGACGAAGGCCGCCAGGACTACGACGACGGGCTGTACACGGGCATCTACCAGCTGTTCAGCGGCTGCGCGGGAACCGACACGCAGAACGCGCTGATCTCAGCCGGTCAGCCCGGTGGCGAGTTCGAGATGCTCGTGCGCGTGCAACTGGTGACAGACGCCGACCTCGACGCGCTCGACCGCATCGTGCAGACGTTCCAGGTGGTCGGCGACGTCGCCGGCGGAGGTGGCGGCGGAGACGGCGACACGACCGACGACACGACCGACACGGCCAGCGACGACTCCGGCTACGTGATGCTCACCGACGCCGAAGGTGCGCTGCAGGTGGAGGTGCCCGCGAGCTGGACCGACGTCGACGACTTCTATCCCTTCACGGGGGCAGAGGGCCAGGACATCGGCACCGGACTCGCCGCTGCACCGAACCTGGACGACTACTTCAACACGTGGGAGACGCCCGGCATGAAGATCAGCGTCGAGGCGTTCGAGCTGGCAGACGCCGACGCCTGGCTGGACGCGATCGCGTCCGGGTGGTCCGAAGCCTGCACCGACGACGGGCGCGAGGACTACGACGACGGCTTGTACCAAGGCCGGATGCAGAGGTACTCCGACTGCGGAGGCAGCGCGGGGTTCGCCATGATCGCTGCCGGCCCGTCGAGCGGTGAGTTCGCGATCCTGGTGCAGGTGCAGACCATCACCTCGGCAGACGAGGACGCCCTCGAGCGCATCATCGCCACGTTCCAGGTGGTCGACGCCGCCGCGATCCCCGCCTGA